Proteins found in one Bremerella volcania genomic segment:
- a CDS encoding OmpH family outer membrane protein: MRTSFVQQGVLKVKRILSCFCVAVALTAFCQVSTASAQQASAGNIAVIDIPVIFKNHALFKKQMDELKASVDAAEQALTQDRDQMKKMVEELQGYKAGTPEYKALEEKMAKVQADLQVKVGLQKKEFMEREARVYFNTYNQVTQTVSTFAQRHNITLVLRYNSNEIDPTNRQSVLEGVNRPVIYQNQIDITYDILNILNNGVQRSATVPGSQVPQPRF, from the coding sequence ATGAGGACCAGTTTTGTCCAGCAAGGAGTGCTGAAAGTGAAGCGAATTCTCTCTTGTTTCTGTGTCGCGGTCGCGTTGACCGCTTTCTGTCAAGTCAGCACTGCCTCGGCCCAGCAGGCCAGTGCCGGTAACATTGCCGTGATCGATATCCCGGTCATCTTCAAGAACCATGCTTTGTTCAAGAAGCAAATGGACGAATTGAAGGCCTCGGTCGACGCCGCAGAGCAGGCTCTGACTCAAGATCGTGACCAGATGAAGAAGATGGTCGAAGAGCTGCAAGGCTACAAAGCCGGTACTCCGGAATACAAAGCCTTGGAAGAAAAGATGGCCAAGGTTCAGGCCGACCTGCAGGTCAAAGTTGGTTTGCAGAAGAAGGAATTCATGGAACGCGAAGCCCGCGTCTACTTCAACACCTACAATCAGGTGACGCAGACGGTTTCGACTTTCGCACAACGTCACAACATCACCTTGGTGCTGCGTTACAACAGCAACGAAATTGATCCAACCAACCGTCAATCGGTTCTGGAAGGGGTCAATCGCCCGGTGATCTACCAAAACCAGATCGACATCACCTACGACATCCTGAACATCCTGAACAACGGTGTTCAGCGTAGTGCGACCGTTCCTGGCAGCCAGGTTCCACAACCTCGCTTCTAA